The Verrucomicrobiia bacterium genome has a segment encoding these proteins:
- the leuA gene encoding 2-isopropylmalate synthase: MLKNPSEKYRPFPPIHLPDRQWPGRVLERAPIWCSVDLRDGNQALAVPMNIAQKLELFQTLVRCGFKEIEVGFPSASNTEFAFNRLLIEKDHIPEDVTVQVLVQAREDLIERTFQSLAGARRVIIHLYNSTSPAQRRVVFGKSPEEIKAIAVQGARWIRDRVDRLPDTEVLFQYSPESFSATEVEFAREISEAVMDVWRPTPERRMILNLPDTVEVATPNVYADQIEWICRNIRDREALIISLHTHNDRGTGVAATELGLLAGADRVEGTLFGNGERTGNLDVVTVALNLYMHGIHPGLEFSDLNSIRTVYQRCTGMTIPPRQPYAGELVFTAFSGSHQDAIKKGLAEWGAGGRTHWDVPYLTIDPGDIGREYREVIRVNAQSGKGGVAYLLESEFRMDLPKDMQREFGPIANDQVDALGREVTAEELRQMFWREYVERRTPWSLIHFHADGVDGVFDCRASVVHQGREQSLTGRGNGPIAAFIHALTQAGVPRVEVADFKQHALGSGEEASAIAYVQLRAADGRRCWGAGVDTHIELASIKAILSALNRIENPTSSSR; this comes from the coding sequence ATGTTGAAAAACCCGTCCGAAAAATACCGCCCGTTCCCACCCATTCACCTGCCCGACCGGCAGTGGCCCGGACGCGTCCTCGAGCGCGCACCCATCTGGTGCAGCGTGGATCTCCGCGACGGCAACCAGGCCCTCGCCGTTCCGATGAACATCGCCCAGAAGCTGGAACTGTTTCAAACCCTCGTCCGGTGCGGCTTCAAGGAAATCGAGGTGGGTTTCCCTTCCGCCTCGAATACCGAGTTCGCATTCAACCGGCTCCTGATTGAGAAGGATCACATTCCCGAGGACGTCACGGTCCAGGTCCTGGTCCAGGCTCGTGAGGACCTCATCGAGCGCACCTTCCAGTCGCTGGCGGGCGCGAGGCGGGTGATCATCCACCTCTACAACTCGACCTCGCCCGCCCAGCGCCGGGTCGTCTTCGGCAAATCCCCGGAGGAGATCAAGGCCATTGCCGTCCAGGGGGCCCGGTGGATCCGCGACCGGGTGGACCGCCTGCCCGACACCGAGGTGCTGTTCCAATACTCGCCCGAGAGTTTCAGCGCCACCGAGGTGGAGTTCGCCCGGGAAATTTCCGAGGCGGTGATGGATGTATGGCGGCCGACGCCGGAACGTCGGATGATTCTGAATCTGCCGGATACCGTGGAGGTGGCGACCCCCAACGTGTATGCCGATCAGATCGAATGGATCTGCCGCAACATCCGGGATCGCGAGGCCTTGATCATCAGCCTGCATACCCACAACGACCGGGGCACCGGCGTGGCGGCAACCGAGCTCGGACTGCTGGCCGGCGCGGACCGCGTCGAGGGTACCCTCTTCGGCAACGGGGAACGCACGGGAAATCTCGACGTGGTCACCGTGGCGCTGAACCTCTACATGCACGGGATCCATCCGGGACTGGAGTTCTCCGATCTCAATAGCATTCGCACCGTGTACCAGCGCTGCACCGGCATGACCATTCCCCCGCGCCAGCCCTATGCCGGCGAACTGGTGTTCACCGCGTTCAGCGGCTCGCATCAGGATGCCATCAAAAAGGGTCTCGCCGAATGGGGCGCGGGCGGACGCACCCACTGGGACGTTCCCTACCTCACCATTGACCCCGGCGACATCGGCCGCGAGTACCGCGAGGTCATCCGGGTCAACGCCCAGTCCGGCAAGGGCGGTGTGGCCTACCTGTTGGAAAGCGAGTTCCGCATGGACCTGCCCAAGGACATGCAGCGGGAGTTCGGACCCATCGCGAACGACCAGGTGGACGCCCTCGGCCGGGAGGTCACCGCCGAGGAATTGCGGCAGATGTTTTGGCGCGAGTATGTCGAGCGGCGCACGCCGTGGTCCCTGATCCATTTCCATGCCGACGGGGTGGACGGCGTCTTCGACTGTCGTGCCAGCGTGGTGCACCAGGGGCGGGAGCAATCGCTCACCGGGCGTGGCAACGGGCCGATCGCAGCCTTCATCCACGCTCTGACCCAGGCGGGAGTGCCGCGGGTGGAGGTCGCCGACTTCAAGCAGCACGCGCTCGGCTCCGGCGAGGAGGCCAGCGCCATCGCCTACGTGCAGCTGAGGGCCGCCGATGGACGCCGCTGCTGGGGCGCGGGGGTGGACACCCACATCGAGCTCGCCTCAATCAAGGCCATCCTGAGCGCGTTGAACCGCATCGAAAACCCGACGTCTTCCTCCCGCTGA